The Tenrec ecaudatus isolate mTenEca1 chromosome 11, mTenEca1.hap1, whole genome shotgun sequence region GTGCCCTGAAAACCGGCTTCACGGTTATTAATTAACATTGTATGTGTTCGTGTTGTTGAGCGGCTCTTACCACATCAAGGTCAGAGCATTACATTCCGAAGAAAAGAGTCTCTGGAAGAGGAAAACAGAGGAACGGTAGCGAGGAGAGAAACATTGCTGGTGGAAGGCCATTTTCCcccttgggttttttgttttgttgtttgacaTAAAAGGTGTGATGCAATTTAACACTGACACAGACCCACCAGAAGGTGCCCTTCCTACAACGGATCACCGAACCTTTGGCGATCCATCAAGGTGAACCTCATGGATCCATCAAGTTACTTACACTCAGCCCCTCCTTTCATCACGGTCCCACACGCTGCCTGGTACAACAATTCTGTCTTGAACAACTTTATTGTCAGGTACATAATCTTGCTGTAGGCTTACAACGACAGGAAGTTATACAGCGGTAAATACCAACTCTTCATCACCATATATAGCTTGCAAAACTTTTTAGTGACACCCAGTAATTGCAATGAACAATTCAATGCGCAATGAAAGAAAGGTACATTTAAAAGTAATAGCATTCTCCAAGGCAGTTTACTGTTAGGCTTGCCCGGCGGCATGACAAGAATTCAAGACCACCTTCCCATCAAGGGTGTGTGTCAAGTGCTCTCCTGTCCCAGGCACTGAAGTAGGAGAGGGGATTAGAGGGCTGAAGCAGACATGACTGTCActgagaagcacagaggaaagtcTTCAGGTGGCTGACGGAACCAGGGCGCCATGTGGCCCagccggcccagagaaagagctACGTGTCTGTGTGTATAGCGGCGACTTCTTTGTCTTCGCCTTCAGATGTCTTTCCCGCAGTCGGGGCACAGGATGTCGCCCCTTTCCGTGAGGAAGCCTCGGCCCACCAGGGAAAGGGAGCACTTCTTACAGTTAAAGCAGTCGTTATGCCACTGCCGCTCTTCAAAGGAGATGTACTTGGTGCCTCCGATTCCTGGGACAGAGGGAAGAGCAGGGGGGAGAGCAGAGAGCACAATGACGACCCGGCTCAGGCAGGATGGTTGGCATAATTGATCGGATTATTGACCGTAACCCACAGCGACCTGAGCAcatggcagagtggaactgcccacaCAGTTATCTAgggtgggaaacagaaaagtgatTCTCCAGAATGCCCCTCCCTAATGTGTGCCAAATCTAAGATGCTGTTTGCAAACTCAAGGTCACTTGACtagacacttggaggtcaactgcttaaaagttatctgcctgaaggttgttaGTCATCTAAGGCAATCAGCTCTTATTGTCTGTCCCACTCTAAGTAGGGCCTACTTCCTTCTGATAATGATAATGGATTGCTCCCCTGAAGGagactcaaagacacctaaggtcaagtcaACTCAAGGACCAGCCAAAGTTACACTGCCATCTTGAAATATGGTCCTTCTCTCTGCACGAATCTGACTCCTGACATCATGGAGGCTCTGGAGGGGAGCACTTgcttgctttatcttgtctgatgtctctttaattttacccctcaattacacaaccacctcTTGGACCCATTCGATTGTGGAGACTGGTACCCTCCACATCTAGGCTCAAATCTTagggggagtcctggtggcttagtggtttgggactgggctgctaagcgcaaggtcagcagttcaaaaccaccagccagcaccatgggagaaagtcgagactttctactcccgtacagtcacagtctcggaacctcacaggggcctttctaccctgtcgtatagggtcgctatgagtcggcatcgactcgatggctgtgagtaatctttataggaatagactgacaggtctttctccagagagCCACTGCTGGGTTCACTGCCCACCTGTCAGCGGCCACGCACTTCACTACTGCACCGCTGGGGCTCCTGTGAATCAGGGTGCTGGGAGTCAAAAGGGATTCTGGTTTGATCGGTTTCAAAGTTTCCATGATGAAATATGGAGGAACACCAATCAACTGCATGGGACTGAGTTTGGACACGGCACATAGGGGAAGTTGGTGCCATTCAAGAACAGACTTCTTTCTCCCTACCCATGCCCCGATTTGTGTAGCAGTTAAAAGAGCTGCCGTCTGCTCTCTACAGGAATGTTTTCGGCGTGTAGTCTATTCCAGCGCTTGCTCTTCGACACCAGCTAAGTCAAGGCCTCTCACTTGGAAGGACGTAAAAGCAGTATCCAGAACGTGCCCTGTGCCTCCACAGGACGACGGCCTTCCGTAGAAAAGCCTCACTAGGATTCTGGGGAGCACCTGGAGGAGTACAGCACCCCAAACACCAGCTTCCCATGTGCTTCTCTGGGTGCAGTCCTGATGCCAATCCACCCCAGAGCAGAAACCATAACCCTACAGAGGTCAGGTCACAGGCTTGGAAGAGACCATGTAAACAAGAGGTGAAGTAGTGACCTGCTGAAGTGTCCTTCAGGTGGTTTCACCTGTTTGGAACCTTCACTGGCCTAACGGTTTCCGTTCTACAAGCAAATGCCCATGCTACAAATGTCAGACCCTGCTATCTCCAAACTGCTATGCGAAGGCGGGCAGATGGCCTGGGTTTTGACGTGGGGACCAGTGAGGGTCGGGCTAAATACTTACCACTGATGGGGTTGGTGCAGCCAGCACACTTCTTGGCGTATAAATCGCAGAAGCAACTCAGGCAGTAGGCAAACTCGTCTCGAGAGGTGAAGCGCTGCCCCGACAGCTGCTTCTTGCAGGCAGTACACACGAAGCACTCCTTGTGCCAGGGCTGCTCCCGATAAGTGACACCGCCGGTGGTGATGGGCTGGCACGGAGGAGCAAGAGAGGACACTGTCAGCTTCCAGCTTCTCCTGTCAGAGCGACCTCACTCCGAGGAAATGTGTTCCTTCTCAGTTATTGccaccaactcaaatatcctcaCTGAGCTGCCTTTAAAAGCCACCAAAGATGCCTGACTCTcacaagatacagtgtctggggtcttaaaggcttgaagataaacaagcggccatctagctcagaaacaacaaagcccacatggaagaagcacaccagccagtgcgatcttgaggtgtcaaagggatcaggcatcatcatcaacaaaaaataatgtcactgtgaatgaggggggtagtgcagactggagacccaaaggccatctgtaggcaactggacatccccttacagaagggtctcagggaggagacgagccagttacggtgcagtgtagcaacgatgaaacatacaactttcctctagttctttaatgcttcctcccccacctaccccaacttcatgatcccaattctaccttacaaatctggctaggccagaggatgtacagtggtaccaaGTAGAaattggaaacacatggaatctagggcagatgatcccttcaggaccagtggtgagagtggcgatactgggagggtagagggagggtgggttggaaagggggaaccgattacaaggatctacatgtgaccttctccctgggggacggacaacagaaaagtggatgaaagcagacatcggacagggaaagatatgacaaaataataatttataaatcatcaagggttcatgagggagggcagagcagggatggaggggcaaaaatgaggatctgatgccaggggtttaagtggagagcaaatgttttgagaatgatgagggcaatgaatgtacaatgtgctttacacagttgatgtatgtatggattgtgataagagttgtatgaagccctaataaaatgatttatttttaaaaagccaccaAAGAACAGCTCTCTAAACTTCCTCagttctcactgccatggagtcaattctgaccctcagcgaccctatgggacagagtcaaACCACCCTTGTAGGTTCCTGAGACTACTTtccgtgagtagaaagcctcctcttctgtGGAATGgttggtagtttagaactgctgaccttgtggttagcagcccaatacctaaccactatgctaccatggCTCCTAaaatcaccaaactcactgccattgaatcaatgctgactcatagcgaccccctatgggtttcggagactggaaTTCCGAGACACTttaagagagcagaaagcccaggctttctcccgtggagcagctggtggtttcaaactggatcgcagcccaactcataaccacacaCCTCCAAGGGCTCCACCATCACCCCCTGATTCATACGCTTCCATGACAGGGCTCTAGACCCTGGTTTCTTCCCTCTGTGACAGAGGTACTAGAGAATGTCTGCTCTCAGTCATCACatactcccctccacccccatccagGGTAGCAGTTGCTTTCTTACTTTGGCAAGGGGAGCAGGACCACAAGGACAGTGTGGGACAGTGTGCTCCgcttccctctctcatgaagTCACATACCATAAAATGTGGGGCTAGGCTCAGCAGAAAGTAAAGCTGAAGGAGTTTTCTCTCTGTGCCCACTAGCGCTCTCACCTCTGAGAGGTCCGTGACCCAGGCTCAACACACCGAGAGAGGTACATGAGCAGCTCAGGGCACAAAGGAAGCCAGGCCTGGTGCTTGTGCCATTCAAGGCCTGAGGTCTACctctgggggagaaggaggaCGGAGAGTTGGGTTAGATGCGTAAGACCCAAGGGAGGAAGACAATACCTTTTTGCACTGAACACACTGCATGGCATATTGTTTCTCATAGCAGGGCACACAGAAATTCTCATTGTCTTTCGGGATGAAACTCTTGGTTCCAATCGGCTGTTGGCAGCGATGgcaggtgaagcaggtctcatgcCAGCTGTTGCCCTTATACTCCATCTTGCGGGTCCCTGTTGCCAGAGTCAAGGACAAAAGAGAGGTAGTGTTACAATGACTGTCTCGGTGTCCAGTCAATCTACTTTCAGAGCGTGGTGGCCATAGCAAGCCACTTCAGCTCCCAAAGACACCCCTCTCAATCAAGAGAAGGTTGGATTTGTAGACGGCAAGGACTTTTGTGTCCCTCGGTTCATGGCTATACACCCCCCACACCCGACTCCTACAATAACATGTACACGCAGTATGTGCTCCGTATTTATTTACTGAATAGGGAGGTTATGGACAGCccatggaaacacacacacacacacacacacctgattctTGAACAATGCAGGGGTAGGGGGCTGACCTGTACGGTTAAAAGCCCGTGTATTATTTACAGCTGCCCTCGGAACAACACGGTTGACATGAACAGGCCTCATTAACATAGACGGTTGTGGTAGTGGTGAGCTGAAGGGTGAGAATATCCATTTAAAAAACCCCGTGGCTCTAATTATCTCCACGCAGACAGTTTAcctctcctaactgggcactCGCCCTCTCATCCCGCTCAGTGTTTCCCAGAGTGGGCAATAGTGCCCCCTGCTGGAAGCTCCACGATTCAGgggagctgcaaaagcagatgcagACGCTTGATGCTGGATTGTGGGTTACACCACAAACGTTTTCAATCGTCACAGGGCCaccaagtaatttttttttcctgaaaagggggcatTCTGAAAAATGAGTTTGGGAACTGAGCCTAAGCTCTGACTGGAACGGTGAACTGCTCACTGTTCATGCAGACGTGTGACAAGTGCATACTTTTAACACAGAACCACATTGCAAGAGTaacggggcagggggggggggaggtgtacACTTGGGTCCAGGTGGTTGGAACCTGCTGTTCCAAGGCCATGTGTGCATGTCTCTCAGCATTTCAAAACACAAGGAGAAGTCTGGAGTTGTTCACACTAGATCTTAATGGGATGCACAATGTGAAGCTCAGGGACCTCTTGTCCAGTCACAGATGGAaatcttcaaactcactgccaccaagccgaGACAGCCTCAAAGGGACCCTGAAGGAAGGCAGAACTGTCCTGGTGAATttggagactggaactctttaagggagtagaaagccatgccttttccccttggagcagttggtggcttcaaactgctgaccctgaggatcacagcccaatgcatcgcCACGGGAGAGTTAGGTATAAATCTGTTACCTGATGTGAAACCAGGAGGCATGACGGGATGCCACAAAAAGTTTAACATCGCGGTCTAGAATCTCGCCTTTAGCTCCAAGTCCAAACAGCAAGGCTCAGGGCCTTTAACTGGTTTTAACCGACGGCACGGTTGGTCCAGAGAGCATCTGCAGTAATTAGGAGATATGTGGAGAGGGGACTTATCTCATTAGATGTTAGTCCTGGAGCACATTCTTAGCTTCCTAAGGCTCCAagagcaggcagacaggcatcacCTCCCAGAGGTTTTAGAAAATAAGCCAAAAACCTATGTAGGTGGTGTCATGAGTTGGCGCCTGCGAGGGAATTCAAAGTGGTGGACCACAGAGAGCGTCAAAGCCCAGGAAGGGAATCTATGGAGTCCAGTTAGGGAGTGAAGGGTCCTGAAGCGAGGGAAATTACGTTAAGCAATCGCATTTCAGTTAATGGCAGGCAGCTTCCGATGTCGATGGGAGAACAACTGTCTTCCGTCTCCAAGGGTCCCCTTCTGATGCCTCTCAGGCATGCCTTTGCCCGCGGCTCTTTTAATTTCTGCTCTTCAGTGTGCACACAGAAGCCCGCAAAGCACGACGTGCAGTCTTGGTTGgtgtgcgtgagtgagtgagcagTCCctgattcccccctccccccccccccccgggctggGGACCTGCTACAAGGGGGGGACACTTGGGACGTTCCTGTGGTTAGTTACCCACCGAGAGGATTTCAACTTAGGGTGACGCTGTATGCAGAGGATCTTCAAGGCTGGGACTTcctgggaagcagatcaccaggccggtTTTCCCAGGGGGCTTTGTATGGGTTCACACTGACAAATTTTGGGTTGGTTAACAAGCGCTTCACTGGCTGCACTGCCCAGGGACCTAGAGTCTCCCATTGCTGTGCAAATTTGTGTGCCGTGGGGTCAATTCTCTCTGGCCCAGGCTTTAACCTTTAAAGCAGCCAAGTGGTTCCTGGGCCAGAACTCCCATCCACTGGTCAGTAGCCAAACACCTAACCACTGAGAACACCTAACCTCTGCCGACCGCTAGAGCTGCACAGCCCGTCAAATCCCTCCGGCAGGTGGCAGTACAGCGCCTCCTCTCAGAACCTGTCCCTTCCAAGTTTCCAGCAAGATGGAAGGTGTGCCTTTGCCTAATCCGATAAACTAATGAGGAAGTACAAACTGCAGGGCAGGATGATGGAGTGTGTCCTTCCTGAAGTCTGCTAAGAAGCCTGTAGcatatatgttttaaaaaaagaaagaaagagaaaaatctctGCCAAGGGGACTCATGTGGCTCATGGTTTGTGATTCCACACCAACTTCCTGATGAAACGGGCTTGTGCGGGGCTTGGGGGCCAGTGGCAAGTCTCCCACAGGGTGCACGCTGCTCCGATGCTCGGGAGAGCTTTCCCTCTGGAACTGGTGACTCCACTtgtagaaacaaaccacagcaagCAAGTGCTATGAACCGGGACTGGCTGGTGGGCGTGGGCTTTTTCGATGTGGTTTTCACGAACCAAGCTGTCTCTAGCCACCCTGCCTTTGGTGCTCAAGCCACTTCCTCTGTCACAAAGGGCTCCTTTCTGCTTCCGCGATCAGGCTGCCAAGTCCCGGGGTGCTGCAAACAGcaatgcactcagctgctaacccaaaggttggaggttccaatccgcggaagaaagggctggtgagcaTTTCCACCCCAAAACCAGCCACTAGAGACCCTGCATAGTTCCACTCTGATTTTTTCCTGGGAGGTTTAGAGTGCACCCCGGCTCTAAGGGAGCCTGTGCCACAGATAAGGGTTTCTAGGATGTCACCTCGATGGGGGCAGATGGCCATCCTCCACCCTCTGCCCgtcccactcccacctcaccccgTGAAGCTGCTGGTGTGAACTCCAGTTCTCTCTCAAGTCTGCTGAAATGGGACCTTCCCTAGCGCTCCTTAccaactccctcctccctcctctgtacTTCTGGCCCCGGCCTCCAGCTATATATGTGGAAGGAGTCAGAAGCTATCTTAGATGTTGCAATAACctgtaaattaagaaaaaatttcaaaggaaatTTAGCCCAAGTCACTTAGTCAATTGCGCATCCCAGCTTAGTCTGTCTGCTCTAACAGAAGGAATGTTCTTTAAACAGCATAAATATTATACCAAATGCGCTCATATCATTTAACACAACGGGTTTGGACCTTTTTATATGTCTGTGCTCAATTCCAAACCTTAGCCTGGTTGCAGGATGCATACCTGCCCTTGGAGGGCACCCTCCCAAGCCATTTGAACTGTATTACGTTGCTCAATAGTGAGAAGGCCTCTGGCCTGGTGGTTGCCTAGAACCTTGGCCCTGCTGCTAATCTGAGCCTGGTTCCTGCCAGGGACCACAAAACAGGAGGCCGCAGAGCCCACAGGCTTTAGTTTAAGGTCTAGCTCCTTAAGTCTCTGTCCAGTCAGAgtccaccccctgccccagctTGCTTCCCCTACTTAATTGGACTCCAGTGGTCTGTTTACAGTTTCTCTCAACAATGGAGAGAAAGCCATGGCTCTGTGCTATCCACAGGGAGATATGCCAATTCTGAATGGGCAGCCTGTTACTGCTATCTGacgctgagtcaattctgagtcacggGGACCCCGTGTGTCCAGGTAGAGCTACAGGGGCCTCTCCGTCTTCTGCGGCACCTCCAGGAGGGCCAGAGCCGCCACCGTTCAGCAGGTAATCGAGGACATTCCTGGTGGTACCACCCACGGCCATTGCTTATCTGAAATTCAATTTTAATCAGCcatcttccatttcatttgtaaAATCTGCCAACTTTACGGTCTGTCCACCTGTCCTTAGGGCCTGTAAAAGGCATTGCTGATCTTACACTTGCTGCAATCAGGGCCTAGATCATCCTCTCTCAGGCATCCAGGATCAAAAGTTTGCTTGGTCTCATCTTGGTCTGGTTCCTCTCCCCTGCCGTCGTTTCAGTTATGTGGCTCTAACAAgaagtttttaaaatgtgtatgcAGTGTATTTTCCCCTGAGTTTTTTCAAATGAAAGACTCAGTTCTCCTACAACACGGAAACAGCCCACCACCAGCATCACATCAAAGCGCAGCAGCTGCCTTCTCCCTCTTCAACACGCAGTCACTTAATCACTACCCTAACACCTGACCCAGTCCACACTACCCATCTAGTAGGAACACAGGCCCCATGAGGGGGCAGGGCTGTGGATCCTCACGACATTTTGAATGCCCAGCTCCTAGCACGGTACCTGGCACATACCTAGAAGGGTATAAGGCCTATCTGTTGAAGCGAAGGAATGAATACAAATCCAGTAAGGAGGAATGGAGAAAAGAGAAAGCTAAGACTAGACAGAGCGTGGCTATGGgaaagaatagtgtctagggtcttaaaggcttgctttaAACAAGTAACCATTTAAGCGTGGCATCAACCAAGCCCAcgtgaaggaagcacaccagcctgtgtgagccaaggattgtaaataatctaATCCaattctaaaggagggaatggttatcagagcttaaattggaaCACCTGGTTTCCACAGTGAGCATGGTGGTTACAAGTTAGGTTGGGATCCCAAAAATCAGCAGTGCAAAACTACCAGCTTCtgtgaaggagaaagacagggattgtTACTCTTagaaacagttacaatcttggaaacccacaagggcagttctcctctgtcctaaacggtctctatgagtcaacaaCGACTCAatgttgttttttgggggttgcagatggctatggatgacagtagaagccccaaatccattttcagggtccacacgtggattaagccttcaGCAAATCCCTCCCAGTCAAAGTTCAAGGACATGaagagccctgttatcagacaaagagcattggcaagtcaattatggcagatgtaattaggtcAACACCTTGTCATTTTATGTcccctttggcccattttaaagctgtttcagttttttaaaaaagtgtgggggaaatacacatggatgaaGTCCCtggcgaatcccctctgaccatggaccagggatgtgaagatCCTTGCTGACATTCAGAATGCACTGGAGAGTGGGTTGCAGAtaagttaaaatttagcaccctatcatttgatctcccttctaaTCCATTTAATTTattcttgtttttaatgttttctgttttcttttcagttgaggtttttatctgttttactttgttattcttgttagttttttaatgtttttctccatgtgaaatccagggtaggtaaatcaatagagacagtaactggattaatggttcctttggGATATGGCAGGGCAAGTTgggaggaaatagggagctaatcaagattaatacaagaatgaagaaaatgttctaaagctggggaaaaataaaagagagagagagcgcgagcgagcgagCAGGCTCATATTTGGTGAGGATTTTTATCTTGTTTGGGTCCAGAATCAATGCTCGCAGAGAGTCaagcgatcaaaagatgtgttgcacgaggtcagtctgctgcacaggGACCTCTTGAGAGCAAGGAGGACTCAGGTGGGCCAGACCTCGGTCATCGTGGTCCCACCTTCatctgcatgggaaagctgggcGCCGAGGGAGGAAGAGTGGACGCACTGGAACgggggctggagaagaacactggcAGTGCCATGGCCTGCTAAAGGACAAGCTGAGCTGTGGGCAAAGAGGTTAGGGCCagcgtgcttcttagaggcaaggatggcaagactgggtcttacatacttcggacatactgacaggagagaccagtgcctggagagtacaccatgcttggtcaagtggagggtagcaaaaaagaggaaggttttaAGGAGGGGGAGTGAAATCCTggctcaacaatgggctcaggcatgggaacaattataAGGATGGAGGAGGACCACGCagcgttccattctgttgtgcgtagggtcactgtgggttataactgacccaatggcacctaacgacaacaccgTAGTTGGTGCGAGGGTGGAGGCTGGCGAGGGAAGTGTGTTTTTAGGAGGAGTCCCCAGCAGTTACTAGCTatgatgacacacacacacacacacacacacacacacacacacggcagaaAGATCCAGTGATCCATCCCAACCCAGCAGTGTTTCTTTAAGCACGGTACACACAGGACTGGGGAATCACCAGGTGTGTCGGGAACAAAGCCCATGCACACGAGGGCACTTCAGCAGAGGCACCGTGTTGGCAGGAGGGGAGGACAGGCTGGGCGCCGCGAGGCGGGCTCTCTGATGGCCCTGCGGTGCTGGGGAAAGGTGCGCGCTCTGACCTGGCAtgatggtcttcctgcattcgtggCACTTGGACGAGTACTCGTTGGAGTAGCATTCCGTACACAGCAGCTGGTCTTCCTTGGCAGCAAAGGGCTTGTCCACCAGCGAGTTCTTACATTGGGAGCAGTGGAAACAGGTCTCGTGCCAGTGCCGGTCCTTATACGACAGATCCTGCAGAACTCGAAGCAGAACAGAGTGAGTGCCATTCACGTGACCCAAGGTTCCCCGGGGCACGACTCACAGCCCAGCGGGGGAAGCAACCGAAATGTCCCTCGACAGGCAAATGGAGAAACACAGTGTGGCCGGCGTATACAGGAAAAGGGACACCACGCCCCCGTCAGGAGATATGACCTCCTGATAGGCATCACCACACGGGTAGGCCCAGGAAACACGCTGAGCGAAATCAGTCCACCACCCAGGGAGTATAATGTGCAATCTCACTTGTATGGATTAACGAGAATAggtgaatgtttggaaactgaagtTTCTTCATGGTGCCTGGGGTGGCCagcggttcaaccccaccagtccggctctatgggagaaagatgaggcagtctgcttccataaagatttacagcctcagcaactCTGCGGGCTGGTTCCTCTGTCCTGTagctcactatgagtcggaatgaactCATTGTccatgggtgggggtggaaggggaggggaaagggagagctATTATTGAGGACACCTTTGTGTTTCTGTTTATGGCGCTGGGAAATGTGGCAATGCTTATGGGGAAGGTTGCAGTACACGATTAACACAGTTGATGTCACTAAATGACATACCTGAAATGTGCGGAGTTGGCAAATGTGATATATATTTATctgtgtgtatctatctatctatctatgtgtgtgtatatattacaACAAGAAAGCCAATAAAAGAGAGAGTACTTGGCAGATCTCTAGACTTTAGACTCCTTTTGGGTCTTATCCAGAGCATCAGGTTTCTGGTACTGCTTCACAGGACAGACAAAGAACTGAAGGTGTCTGAGGTTCATGGAAGAGCCCCGAGGGGCACACTGGCTAAgtgctcaaggttggtggtttgaacccaccagtggctccgtgggagaaagatgtgtcagtctgttCCCATAGGAATTGCAACCTTGGGACTCTTGGGGCTGTTCCCACACTGCCCTCCCctctaaggttgctgtgagtcggatcaagttgatggcagtggatctGGTTTATTTTAGATGAGGTTCATGGGCATTCAGGATCATGACCAAAGTACTGAAATAAACAAGGTGAAGTTGCTTTTCCCTCGCTATATCTTTGAGTAACACGGTGTGCTGGTGTGTGGAAGGCTCTTGAAGCACATCCCTTGGATGTT contains the following coding sequences:
- the FHL2 gene encoding four and a half LIM domains protein 2 isoform X3, which translates into the protein MTERFDCHHCSETLFGKKYIWKEENSYCVDCFETLYANNCEECRKPIGCDCKDLSYKDRHWHETCFHCSQCKNSLVDKPFAAKEDQLLCTECYSNEYSSKCHECRKTIMPGTRKMEYKGNSWHETCFTCHRCQQPIGTKSFIPKDNENFCVPCYEKQYAMQCVQCKKPITTGGVTYREQPWHKECFVCTACKKQLSGQRFTSRDEFAYCLSCFCDLYAKKCAGCTNPISGIGGTKYISFEERQWHNDCFNCKKCSLSLVGRGFLTERGDILCPDCGKDI
- the FHL2 gene encoding four and a half LIM domains protein 2 isoform X1 translates to MVKWLGGGFSRAASGPGRHSAAPARRSSAETPRSAPASRVHPGRHRPAGAVDKPGVKMTERFDCHHCSETLFGKKYIWKEENSYCVDCFETLYANNCEECRKPIGCDCKDLSYKDRHWHETCFHCSQCKNSLVDKPFAAKEDQLLCTECYSNEYSSKCHECRKTIMPGTRKMEYKGNSWHETCFTCHRCQQPIGTKSFIPKDNENFCVPCYEKQYAMQCVQCKKPITTGGVTYREQPWHKECFVCTACKKQLSGQRFTSRDEFAYCLSCFCDLYAKKCAGCTNPISGIGGTKYISFEERQWHNDCFNCKKCSLSLVGRGFLTERGDILCPDCGKDI
- the FHL2 gene encoding four and a half LIM domains protein 2 isoform X2; translation: MQDRSPDPAEAVDKPGVKMTERFDCHHCSETLFGKKYIWKEENSYCVDCFETLYANNCEECRKPIGCDCKDLSYKDRHWHETCFHCSQCKNSLVDKPFAAKEDQLLCTECYSNEYSSKCHECRKTIMPGTRKMEYKGNSWHETCFTCHRCQQPIGTKSFIPKDNENFCVPCYEKQYAMQCVQCKKPITTGGVTYREQPWHKECFVCTACKKQLSGQRFTSRDEFAYCLSCFCDLYAKKCAGCTNPISGIGGTKYISFEERQWHNDCFNCKKCSLSLVGRGFLTERGDILCPDCGKDI